The genomic window GGCGCGCAGCGTGGTGCCGAACAGCCGTAGGGCCGAACGGTACCGGTCGGGACGCGTGTTCCTCGCCGGCGATGCCGCGCACGTGTTCAGCGCGGGCGGATCGGCTCTGAACGTCGGACTCCTGGACGCCATCGCGCTCGGCGAGACGCTCGCCGAGGCGCTCGATCGGGATGGCGACGAGGCTGTGCTCGACGGCTACGAGTCGCGGCGGCGTCCGGCCGTCGACCTCGCGCTCGCGTGCACACGCGTGCAGCACGCGTTGGAGACCGCCGGCGAGGAGGGCGATGGGCTCCGCCGCGTGGCCGGCGAGCTGCTGACCGCCCGGCGGTCCGCCCGCGGCATCGCCACCCTGCTCGAGGGGTGAGACGAGAAACGGCTGAACCCGCGTTTCCGCGGGTTCAGCCGTTCACGATGTCGTGAGACATCACAATGGTGGACCCAGGGGGATTCGAACCCCCGACCTTCTCATTGCGAACGAGACGCGCTACCAACTGCGCCATGGGCCCGAGCCGTGAACGACTCTACCATCCCCGGCGGGGTGGTCTTGACCACCCCGGCGGATGCCTCACACCGCGGTGCGACGACGGCGCAGCACCAGGTCGAGATCGCTCATGCCCGGCTCGGCGGCGTCGACGATGCCCATGCGCGCATACGGGCTCGCGGCCTCGGCGCTCGCACCGGCCCGCTGCGGTTCCTCGCTCGGCGACGTCGGCGCCGGCGATGCTGCCGGCGCGGACGCCGCGGGCGGCCGCAGCACGGGCACCTGCGGCTCCATGCGCTCGGCGCGCTCGGCCAGCTCGGCGCCCGCCGCGGCGCGCTTGAGCTGCTCGGCCTCGGTGATCGACGCCATCACGCTCGCCGCGATCGTGCCGCGCGAGAGGTGGAGCGGCTTCGGCAGGGGCTGCGGGGTCCAGCCGGCCGACGGCGCGGGCTCGGACTCGACCTCGATCGGCTCGAACGGCTCGGCCGCGGGAACGGCGACCGGCACGGGCGACGCCGTGGCGACCGGACGCCGGCGCGCGAGCACGACGAGGCCCGACAGCGCCACGACCACACCTGCCACGCCGCCGAGTGCGACGAACGGCGTCCCGCCGAGGGCGAGGACGACGAGCCCGGTCGCGCCCGTCAGCAGGGACGCCAGCAGAAGCAGCGAGCACAGCGCGCGACGGCGGCGCAGGCCGCGACGCGTGAGTCCGCGTGCGGTCGCCGGCGACGCGCCATCCGGCCCCGCCGACAGGACGGGCACAGGGGCGGTCGCGGCGGCGCGCGCCGCCCGCTCGGCCCGCTCGGCCCGCTCGGCCAGCTCGCGCGCGGCGGCCGCGGCGGCCTCCTCCGCGGCGATGCGCTCGGCGATCGCGAGGTTCTCGGCAGCCTGGGCCTCGAGGCGCGCGGCGAGCTCGTGCTCGTGCAGGATGCGTTCCTGCGCCGCGACCTCGCGGGTCGTCATCTCGACCCGCACCTCCTCGGGCGTCTCCGCGGTCTCGGCGAGGATGCGCAGCGTCTGCTGCAGCCGGACGGCGTTGCGCTCGGTTGCGAGGTACTGCCGCCGGCGAAGCCAGCTCGGCAGGAGGTAGGCGATCCAGAGCGTCGCGGCCACCGCCACGAGCACTCCACCACCGATCGCATCCATGCGACCACGCTAGGTCACGGCGGGTCGGCGCCGCCGATCAGGACGGGGCGTGTCAGCGATCCCCCACCCGAAGGGGGGTGAGCGCGGCCTCGCGATCGGCCGCCGGGATGGCCGCGGCATCCGCCGGCGCCCGGCCCTCGCGCCAGCGGCGCAGCACGCCCCCGGGCACCTCCTCGGCCACGAGCGCGAACGCGTAGTGGTCGCGCCAGTCGCCGTCGATGTGGATGAACCGCCGGCGCAGGCCCTCGTAGCGGAAGCCGAGCTTCTCGACCACGCGCAGCGACGGGCCGTTGTCGGGGCGGATGCAGATCTCCATGCGGTGCAGGCGCAGCGTGAGGAAGCAGTGGTCGGTCGCGAGCGCGACGGCCGTCGGCGTGATGCCGCGGCCCGCGGCGTGCTTGGCGACCCAGTACCCGATCGTCGCCGACGACAGCGAGCCGTGCGTGATCGACGACACGTTGAGCTGCCCGACGAGCTCGCCGTCCCACTCCATGATGAACGGCAGCGCGGTGCCGGCGCGCGCGTGCGCGGTGAGGTTGCGGATGCTGCCGCGTGTGTCGATGATCGACCCGCCGCCGGGATAGGTCGCCTCCCACCGGCGCAGCCAGCCGCGATTGTCGAGCAGCACCCGCTCCAGCGGCCGTGCGTCGCGCGCTCGGACGGGCCGGAGGGTCAGCGACCCGTCGACGAGGGTCGGAACGGATGCCGCGGGCACCTCAGCCTCGCTCGAGTCCGGCCGCGTAGTCCGCGAGCCAGGGCCGCAGCTCCGGGCCGAGGTCGTCACGCTCGGCGGCGAGCTGGACCACGGCCTTGATGTAGTCGAGCTTGTCGCCGGTGTCGTAGCGGCGACCGCGGAAGACGACGCCGAACACTCCCCCGGTCGCCTCGACGTCGCCGGCCATCTCCATGAGCGCGTCGGTCAGCTGGATCTCGCCGCCCTTGCCCGGCGCGGTGCGGTGGAGCACCTCGAACACCTGGGGCTTCAGCACGTACCGGCCGATCACGGCGTAGTTCGAGGGTGCGACCTCCTTGGCCGGCTTCTCGACGAGCCCCGTGATGCGGACGACGTCCTCGTCGTCGGTGGGCTCGACCTCGGCCGCGCCGTACAGGTGGATGCTGTCGGGGTCGACCTCGAGCAGGGCCACGATCGTGGCGTCGCGCTTGACCTGCTCATCGAGCATGCGCGTGAGGAGCACGTCGCGCGCATCGATGATGTCGTCGCCGAGGAGGACGGCGAACGGCTCGTCGTTGACGTGCATCTCGGCACGCAGCACCGCGTGACCGAGCCCCTTCGGGTCGCCCTGGCGGACGTAGTGGATCTGCCCCAGCTCGGTGGACTCGTTCACCTTCTCGAGCTTGTCGGTGTCGCCCTTCGCCTCGAGTGTGTACTCGAGCTCGGCGACCCGGTCGAAGTGGTTCTCGAGCGCGTTCTTGTTGCGCCCCGTGATCATCAGCACATCGGTCAGGCCCGCCTCGACCGCCTCCTCGACGACGTACTGGATGGCGGGCTTGTCGACGACCGGCAGCATCTCCTTGGGCATGGCCTTCGTCGCCGGGAGGAAGCGGGTCCCCAGTCCGGCAGCAGGGATGACGGCCTTCGTGATCCGATCTGTCATGGCCATCAGCGTAGCCGTACCCCGTGCCGGAACCGGCTGCGCCGCGGCCTAGGATGGCTGCCATGCCCGACGATCCCACGGTGGTCAAGCGCATCCTCCGCGCCGAGCTCCGCGAGCGCCGGCAGGTCATGCCGGCGCACGAGCGCGAGCTCGCGAGGGAGGGCTTCACGGCGCGCCTCCAGGAGCTCGTCGGCTCGACCGGTGCCCGCTCGCTCTCGTGCTACCTCTCGATGCCCACCGAGCCCGACACGCGCCCGTTCGTGCGCTGGGCCGAGGCGAACGGCATCCGCGTGCTGTTCCCCGTGACCCGCGAGGACGGCCTGCTCGACTGGACCGTCGGCGAGGAGGAGGACGAGGTCACGGGCCTGCACGGTATGCCCGAACCGGTCGGCGAACTGCTCGGCCCCATGGCCATCAACGACGTCGACCTCATCCTGGTGCCCGCCGCGGCGGTGGATGCCACGGGCATGCGCCTGGGCTGGGGCCGGGGCTACTTCGACAAGACCCTGGGTTCGATGGGAAAATGTCCTCCGGTGTATGCCATCGTCTTCGACGGCGAGTTCGTCGAGGAGGTGCCGCGCGAGGTGCACGACCAGCCGGTGAACGGCGTCGTGACGCCCACGCGCATCGTGGCGTTCTGAGCCCGGCGTACACCTCCAGTTCCACCGACGGATCGCCCGGAGTCCCCATGCCCACCTATTCCTACCGCTGCACCGAGTGCGGCGACGCCTTCGACATCCAGCAGGCCTTCACCGACGACAGCCTGACGGTCTGCCCCGCGTGCGGCGGCAGGCTCCGCAAGCTGTTCAGCGCGGTCGGCGTGACCTTCAACGGGTCGGGCTTCTACCGGACCGACTCGCGGGCGGGCTCGAAGCCGGGCTCGTCGGGCGGGGGTTCGGCGGATGCGTCGGGGTCGTCGTCGTCCGCGTCCGGCTCGTCGTCCTCCGGCTCCTCGTCCTCCGGCTCCTCGTCCTCCGGCTCGTCGTCCTCCGGCTCGGGCTCGTCGTCGTCCGGCGGCTCGTCGAGCGCCGCATAGCTGCAGCCGTCCCCGCCGCAGACCCCGACCACCCGAACGGAAAGGGAGCCAGCCGAGTGCTCAAGGGATTCCGGGAGTTCATCCTCCGAGGCAACGTCATCGACCTGGCCGTCGCCGTCGTCATCGGCGCCGCGTTCACGGCCGTCGTCAACTCGATCGTCGCCAATGTCTTCAATCCGCTCATCGGGGCGCTCTTCCGTGCCGACAGCCTCGACACGGCGCTCGTGCTGGAGATCCCCACGACGACCGGCGGCGTCGCCGAGGTCAGGTTCGGGGCGGTCCTCGGCGCGATCCTCACCTTCCTCATCGTGGCCGCCGTCGTCTACTTCGTGTTCGTCATGCCGATGAACCTCTTGAAGCAGCACGCCGAGGAGCGCCGGAAGGCGGGCGAGCCCAAGCCCGAGGATCCGGAGACCGAGCTCACGCTGCTCGCCGAGATCCGCGACCTCCTCGCGGCCGACCGCGCCGCAGGGCCCGGGACGCACCGCGCCGAGTGACCCGGCGCCCGCCGTTCACCAGTGCGGCGGGCGTTCGCGCGTGATGCGCTCGTCGTCGGCGCTGGCGGGCGCTCGCGCCACCTGCTCGTCGTCGTGCGCCCCCGGCACCGCCGACTCCGGCGCCGCATCCGTACCGGGCGCCGGCGTGAGCTTCGCCCGGCGTGCCCCACGGGTGCGCTCGACGCGCTGCCGCGGTTCCGCGTCGTCCCCGGTCATCCCGCCGCCGGCTCCTCCGACGGTTCCTCGGCGCCGCCGCCCTTGCCCAGCACCGCCGCGACGCGCTCGGCCACCGACTCGGGGTCGCCGAACAGCTCGAAGCTGTGCACGCGCAGGTAGTGCCATCCGAGCCGACGCAGGACATCGGGCCGCAGGCGCAGCGACTCGCGCAGGCTCTGGCCCGCGAGCGCCGGATCGGTTTCCACCACCACGGCCCGGCCGGCGGAGGCGGCCGCGAGCGACAGCGTGCCCCGGTGGCCCACACTGGTGCGGATGCCACGACGCTCGAGGCGGCGGGCGAGGTCGACCAGCATCGGGTCGCCGACGCCCGGCGCACGCGGCGCCGACTGCTGCTCCTCCGTCTGCGCGAGCACGTTCGCGAGCGCGATCACGCCGTGCCGCTGGCGGTCCGGCTCGATGTCGTCGGGTCGGAACGCCGACACGATGTCCATCGACCGGCGCGCCCGCGTCATCGCGACCGCGAGGAGCCGCTCGCCGCCGGGCTCGCCGAGCGAGCCGAAGTTGGAGAGCAGGCGGCCGTGCGGCGTGCGGCCGAAGCCGATCGAGAAGATCACCCGGTCGCGGCTCTGCGCGACGGCCTGCTCGAGCGTCAGCACCGTGAACGGCTCGGCGCGGTCGCGCAGGATGAAGTCCGACAGGTCGGTGCGCTTGGCGAACGCGGCGAGCACGGCCTGGTGCACGCGCGCCGCGTGCCGGGCGCTCGCGGTGATCACCATGAGCGACTCGCGCGGGCGCTTGACGGCGTGCTCCATGACGAGCTCGACGACCTTCGCGACCTCGGCGTCGAGGCTCTCGACCGTGCCGGTCACCGGGTCGGGCAGTCCGTTCCCGCGAACGTAGTGCAGGCCGAGGCTGCCGTGCCCGAGGAAGCTCCCCGCCCACGGCATCGAGACGATCCGCCCGCCGTAGAAGCGGCGGTTGACGAGCTCCGCGAGATCCTCGCCGCCCGCGCGATAGCTGCGCGTGAGCGTCATGGTGGGCAGCAGGTCGGCCAGTCGTGCGAGGGCGGAGTCGGCGTGCAGCGCGTCGACCCCGTGCTCGGGCTCGGGGCGATCCTCGGCGTCGGGCCGGATCGCCGTCTCGAAGCGCGTCGGCGTCTGCGTCACCGGGTCGCCGAACGCGACCACCTGCTTCGCCCGGCGGATGGCGCCGAGGTTCTCGGCGATCGTCGTCGCGCCGGCGTCGACCAGGACGACGGTGTCGAACGGGATCGCATCGTCGATGGCGGGCACCTCGTAGGGCGAGGCGAGCCAGACGGGCGCGAGCGCACGGAACAGGTGCGGCGCCTCCCGGTGCAGCCGGTCGGGCCGGACGCGGTCGCCGCGCAGCATGCGCCGCAGCCGCTCGGCCTCGTCGGGGTGGTCGACGATCGCGACGCGCCACGCCTCGGCCAACCGCCACGCGAGCAGCGGCCCGGCCGCGGTGGCGTGCGCGTCGTCGACGAGCCGGAAGTCGGCCTCGAGCCGGTCGAGCACGGTCGTGTTCGCGCCGAGCAGCGCGGGATCGCGTGCGAGCATCGTCTCGAGCACGGACTGCCACCAGGCCAGCTCGAGCTCGGAGGAGACCTGCTGCTCGGGGACGTGGCGCTTGGCGAGGTCGATGAGCAGCGGGTCGAGGCCGAGGCCGCGCAGCTTCTGCAGCAGCGCCGTGCGCTCCTGGAGGTTATGCAGCACCTCGGACTCGGCGGCGAGCCCGGCCAGCGTGGCCTCGAGGTCGCGGAGCGGGCGCGCGCCGAGCCGGCGCGGCGTCCCCTCGAGGCCGAGCGGGAGGTCGAGCGCCTGCAGGTCGGCGGAGACGGTGTGGTAGGCGACGTGCACGTCGTCGAGCCCGACCGGCACGCTCGGCACGGCTCCGGCCTCGGAGTACCGATGCCAGAGGGTGCGCTGCTGCTGGATGCCGCGGAGCGCGGCATTGAGGTCGCCGACGTGCACGCCCGGGCGCACGTACTCGAGCGCGAGGCGCTTGAGCCGGCGACGGTTCGCACCCGACATCCCGGTCTCGCGCCGCGGGGCGGTCGCGGCGATGAGCTCGCCGAGCGGGCGATCGTAGACGGAGGGCTGGAACTTGTCGAGCGAGTCGCGCACGTCGTGCAGCAGCCGGAGGAACACGCCCAGCTCGGCGACCGACTCGAACTGGCGCAGCCGGGTCTGGCCGATGAGCGCCCGCGCGCGCTCGAGCAGGCGCGGCAGGTCGACGCCGCTCAGGCGCTTGGCGAGGTCGTGCGCCGCCGTCGCCTCCTCGGACGTCGCGAACGCGGCGCCGTACCACGGCGAGTCGCCGGGGCCGTAGCGGAACTCGCCGAGCGCGGCGGCTCGCACGAGGTCGGCGGCGACCCCGTCGCGTCCGCTCGCGAGCGCGACGAGCGAGTCGCGGTCCAGCCGGGCCGTCGTGTCCGGGGGCGTGGACATCGCGGCGAGGCCGGCGAGCGCGGTCAACGCGTCGAGCACGGACGCCCGCAGCTCCGGGTCGCGGCGCGTGAGGGCCTGCCGGTAGTCCAGCAGCACCTTGCGCAGCCGCACGAGCGCGTCGTCGACATCCGCGATGCGCGGTTGCTCGGCCTTCTCGTTGCGGTTGATCGACTGGATGAGGTCGCGTCGGAGCCGCTCGGTCGTGACCGCGAGTCCCCCGAGGCCCACCTGGCCGAGACGGTGGGCGATGCCGTCGAGGCTCGAGCGACGGGCGCCGACGACGAGGACTCGCCGTTCGTTCGCGACGAGCGCGCCGATGGCGTTGACGATGGTCTGGGTGCCCCCCGTGCCGGGCAGCGTCTTCACGACGAGCGAGTCGCCCTGCTCGATCCGCGCGATCACCTGCTCCTGCTCGGAGTCCGCGTCGAGCAGCAGCCGGTCGGTCGACGGCGGACGTTCGTCCTGCGGCACGATCCGCGGCGGGTCGGCGGTCGTGGCGACCGCCGCGCGCGCGGTGGGGTTGCCGGCGATCGCGTCGATCACGGGGTGCTCGAGCCGCGCGGCATCCGCCCCCATCGCCGGGCCGACTTCGGCGAACGAGGAGACGACGAGCCGCGGCGCGACGTGGAAGGACGGCAGGTGCGAGGTGAGCCCGCGCAGCCGGTCGATCACCGGCTGGGGCTTGAACACGCCGTTCGTGATCGCGAGCGCGACGAACGCGTCGGCGTCGAGCGTGATCTGGAACTGCTCGTGCAGCTCGCGCGCGAGCGCGGGGTTGAGGAACGGCTGGCCCTTGAGCTTGAGCTCGAAGTCGCGGCCGTAGCGGCGGATGGCGAGGGGCCGCAGCAGCACCGGCGCGAGGTAGCCCTCCCCGCCGTGCTGCCACGACGCGAGGCCGATCGCGAGATGGACCGACTCGATGCCGCGCACGGAGCGCAGCTCGATGCCCTTCTGCGTGATCTCGGCCGCGGCGAGCCGGGCGTTGCGCAGTGCGAGCTCGTCGCGGATGAGGCTGGACAGCAGCGTGGAGTGGCCGGTGATGAACTGGGGCAGGCCGCCGGGATGCGTCGTCGAGAGTTCGAGTCGCGTGCGCGGCGTGTCCTCGAAGTGCACCAGCGGCGAGCGCCCGCCGAGCTCGCGGAGTTCGGCGTGCCATCGCCGCCAGCTGGGCTCGGCGACGTTGGATGCGACGACGCGCGGGTCGCCGACCGTGACGGCCTGGGGCGCGGCCGGGTCGCTTCGGACGCCCGATGACCCGCCCTGCACGGCGGCACGGGTCTCGGGCTCGTCCTCGAGGAGGTCGTCCTCGTCGTCGTTGCGATCGAGCCGTTGCACACCGACACCATACGGTGCACGCGGCCGATCTCCCGGAGCATCGCCGATGCCGCGAGGATTTCGATACCCACTGGGTATTGATACCATGGGGGTATCCGTATCCCCGAGGAGCACGCATGAAGTCCACCACCCCCGCCGAAGCCCATGCCGCGACCGACGCCTTCATCCTCGACGTCCGCGAGCACGAGGAGGTCGCGCAGGCCCGCGTCGACGGCGCCCACCACATCCCCCTGGCCGCGCTCCCGGAACGGCTCGGGGAGGTGCCGCGCGACCGCACGGTCTACGTCATGTGCGCGCTCGGCGGCCGGAGCGCACGCGCGACCCAGTACCTGGAGCAGCAGGGCGTCGACGCCGTGAACATCGACGGCGGCATCACCGAGTGGCACCGCGTCGGGCTGCCCGTCACGATCGGAGGCATCGCATGAGCACCATGACCGAGACCAAGTCCGACGCGCAGCGCCGCATCGCGAACCGGCTGAAGCGTGCGCGCGGCCAGCTGAACGCCGTGATCGACGCGGTGGAGTCGGGCGCCGACTGCCGCGCCGTCGTCACCCAGCTCGCCGCCGTCTCGAGCGCGCTCGACCGGGCGGGCTTCGCGGTCATCTCCACCGCGATGCGCGACTGCGCGACCGACCCCGAGGGCGCCGCCGGAGGCGACAAGCTCGACTTCGACGAGCTCGAGAAGCTGTTCCTCTCGCTCTCCTGAGCCGCAGCGCCCTCGCCTCCCCCCAGCGGGGGCGATGCGTCACGACGACGACGCCGGCCGGTGGATCACCGGCCGGCGTCGTCGCGATCTCCGGGCGCGCCGGATCGGCGCGGGAGCCTCAGGCCAGGCTCGCGAGCTCCAGGCCGTGCGCCTTGGCCACGCCCTCGTTGGTGAGCTTCCCGCCCGTGGCGTTCAGGCCCTTCGCGAGCGCCGCGTCGCCGGCGAGCGCGGCCTGCCATCCGAGGTCGGCGAGCTTCAGCGCGTAGGGCAGCGTGGCGTTCGTGAGCGCCGGCGTCGACGTCGCGGGGACCGCGCCGGGCATGTTGGCGACGCAGTAGTAGATCGCGTCGTGCACGCGGAACGTCGGCTCGGCGTGGGTCGTGGGTCGCGAGCCCTCGAAGCAGCCGCCCTGGTCGATCGCGATGTCGACGAGCACGGCGCCGCGCTTCATCGTCGCGACCATCTCGTCGGTGACGACCTTGGGCGCCGCCGCGCCGGGCACGAGCACCGCGCCGATCACGAGGTCGGCGTCGCGCACCTGGCGCGCGGTCTCGTAGGGCGACGAGGCGAGCGTCTTGATGCGGTGGTCGTACCGGGCGTCGAGCTCGCGGAGCTTCGCCAGCGAGATGTCCATGACCGTCACGTCGGCGCCGAGGCCGAGCGCGGTGGCCGCGGCCTGCTCGCCGGCGACACCGCCGCCGATCACGAGGACCTTCGCGGGCGCCGTGCCGGGCACGCCGCCGAGCAGCACGCCGCGGCCGCCCTTCGACGCGTGCAGCTCGGCCGCGCCGACCTGCGGGGCGAGCCGGCCGGCGACCTCGCTCATGGGCGTGAGCAGCGGGAGCGAGCGGTCGGCGAGCTGCACGGTCTCGTAGGCGATCGCCGTGACGCCCGAGTCGAGGATGGCGCGGGTGAGCGGCAGGTCGGCGGCGAGGTGCAGGTAGGTGAAGAGCGTGAGGTCCTCGCGCAGGAAGCGGTACTCCTGCTCGATGGGCTCCTTGACCTTGAGGACGAGCTCGGCCGCCCACGCCTCGTCGGCGGTCGCGACGATGTTCGCGCCGGCGGCGCGGTACTCGTCGTCGTGGTACCCGGCGCCGTCGCCGGCACCGGCCTGGATGTCGACGCGGTGGCCGCGCAGCGAGAGCGCGTTCGCTCCGGCGGGCGTCATCGCGACGCGGAATTCGTTGTTCTTGACCTCAGCGGGCACGCCGATGTGCATGGTTGGCTCCGAATGCTGTGTGGGTATGTACCTCTATCGTCGCCGCTTGTTCGCTGTTTCGAAAGCCGATCCGCACGACGTTCGGTAGACTCGATGCATCCGTCCCGAATGTTCGAAGGGAACCCCCGCCGTGAGCGATCTGCCGCAGTTCAGCGAACCCGCCCGCGTCGCGCTCGACGCGATCGACCGCCAGATCATCGCCCGGCTGCACGAGAACGCCCGCATCCCCAACGTCGAGCTCGCGCGCGAGGTCGGCATCTCGCCGTCGACGTGCCTTGCCCGCGTGCGATCGCTGCGCGAGCGAGGCGTGATCACCCGCTACACCGCGGAGATCAACCCGGCGGCGCTCGGCTACACGCTGCAGGCGCTCGTCTCGGTGCGGATCCGCCCGGGAGCGCGGCACCTCATGGAGCAGATCTCCGACGAGCTGCGCAGCGAGCCCGAGGTCGCGCAGCTGTTCTTCCTGGGCGGCAGCGAGGACTTCCTCATCCACGTGCGCGTGCGCGACAGCGAGCACGTGCGCCAGTTCGTGCTGAAGAACCTCTCGGCCAACCCCGCGGTCGCCCTCACCGAGACCAACCTCGTGTTCGAGCACCACACCGCGAACTCAGCGGGCCTGCGCACCGTGCTCTGACGCCGGCCGGGGCGGTGCGGATGCCACGAGGCGCCGTCAGCGGCCGACCGGCAGGATCTCGCCGAGGTCGAGTCCGGCGGGCGCCTCGAGCTGCTCGTACGTGCAGCTCTCGGGCGTGCGATCGTGCCGCCACCGACGGAATTGCGCGGTGTGGCGGAAGCGGTCGCCCTCCATGTGGTCGTACGCGACCTCGACGACCAGTTCGGGCCGCAGCGGCACGAAGGAGAGATCCTTTCCGGCGCTCCACCGGCTCACCGCGCCCGGCATGCGTCCCGTGCGATGAGCCTCCTGGTCGGCCCACTCCCCCCACGGATGGCTCGACAGGTCGGCCTCGACGTACGGCGCGAGCTCCTCGACGAGCGCCTTCCGGCGCGCCATGGAGAAGGACGCGGCGACACCGACGTGCCGCAGTCGCCCGTCGTCGTCGTAGAGCCCCAGCAGGAGCGACCCGACCACGTCGCCCGTCTTGTGCCAGCGGTACCCGGCGACGACGCAGTCGGCCGTGCGCTCGTGCTTGATCTTGAACATCGTGCGCTTGTCGGGCTGGTAGGTGCCGTCGAGGGGCTTGGCGACCACGCCGTCGAGTCCCGCACCCTCGAACCGTTCGAACCACTCGCGCGCCTCGGCGAGGTCGGACGTCGCCGGCGTGACGAAGACCGGGTCGGATGCGGCGGCGAGCGCCCGCTCGAGCCGGGCCCGCCGCTCGGAGAAGGGCCGCCCCGTCAGGTCGTCCTCGCCGAGGGCGAGGAGGTCGAACGCGACGAAGGAGGCGGGTGTCTGCTCGGCGAGCAGGCGCACCCGGCTCGCCGCCGGGTGGATGCGCTGCTGGAGCGCGTCGAAGTCGAGCCGACCGCCCCGCGCGAGCACGATCTCGCCGTCGACGACGCACCGGTCGGGCAGGTTCGCCTTGAGCGCCTCGACGAGCTCGGGGAAGTACCGGGTCATCGGCCGCTCGTTGCGGCTGCCGAGCTCGACCTCGTCGCCGTCGCGGAAGACGATCGTGCGGAAGCCGTCCCACTTCGGCTCGACGTGCCCGACATCGGGGATCTC from Agromyces aurantiacus includes these protein-coding regions:
- a CDS encoding GNAT family N-acetyltransferase, with translation MPAASVPTLVDGSLTLRPVRARDARPLERVLLDNRGWLRRWEATYPGGGSIIDTRGSIRNLTAHARAGTALPFIMEWDGELVGQLNVSSITHGSLSSATIGYWVAKHAAGRGITPTAVALATDHCFLTLRLHRMEICIRPDNGPSLRVVEKLGFRYEGLRRRFIHIDGDWRDHYAFALVAEEVPGGVLRRWREGRAPADAAAIPAADREAALTPLRVGDR
- the ald gene encoding alanine dehydrogenase; the encoded protein is MHIGVPAEVKNNEFRVAMTPAGANALSLRGHRVDIQAGAGDGAGYHDDEYRAAGANIVATADEAWAAELVLKVKEPIEQEYRFLREDLTLFTYLHLAADLPLTRAILDSGVTAIAYETVQLADRSLPLLTPMSEVAGRLAPQVGAAELHASKGGRGVLLGGVPGTAPAKVLVIGGGVAGEQAAATALGLGADVTVMDISLAKLRELDARYDHRIKTLASSPYETARQVRDADLVIGAVLVPGAAAPKVVTDEMVATMKRGAVLVDIAIDQGGCFEGSRPTTHAEPTFRVHDAIYYCVANMPGAVPATSTPALTNATLPYALKLADLGWQAALAGDAALAKGLNATGGKLTNEGVAKAHGLELASLA
- a CDS encoding FmdB family zinc ribbon protein, whose amino-acid sequence is MPTYSYRCTECGDAFDIQQAFTDDSLTVCPACGGRLRKLFSAVGVTFNGSGFYRTDSRAGSKPGSSGGGSADASGSSSSASGSSSSGSSSSGSSSSGSSSSGSGSSSSGGSSSAA
- the mscL gene encoding large conductance mechanosensitive channel protein MscL codes for the protein MLKGFREFILRGNVIDLAVAVVIGAAFTAVVNSIVANVFNPLIGALFRADSLDTALVLEIPTTTGGVAEVRFGAVLGAILTFLIVAAVVYFVFVMPMNLLKQHAEERRKAGEPKPEDPETELTLLAEIRDLLAADRAAGPGTHRAE
- a CDS encoding metal-sensitive transcriptional regulator codes for the protein MTETKSDAQRRIANRLKRARGQLNAVIDAVESGADCRAVVTQLAAVSSALDRAGFAVISTAMRDCATDPEGAAGGDKLDFDELEKLFLSLS
- a CDS encoding rhodanese-like domain-containing protein → MKSTTPAEAHAATDAFILDVREHEEVAQARVDGAHHIPLAALPERLGEVPRDRTVYVMCALGGRSARATQYLEQQGVDAVNIDGGITEWHRVGLPVTIGGIA
- a CDS encoding Lrp/AsnC family transcriptional regulator, whose amino-acid sequence is MSDLPQFSEPARVALDAIDRQIIARLHENARIPNVELAREVGISPSTCLARVRSLRERGVITRYTAEINPAALGYTLQALVSVRIRPGARHLMEQISDELRSEPEVAQLFFLGGSEDFLIHVRVRDSEHVRQFVLKNLSANPAVALTETNLVFEHHTANSAGLRTVL
- a CDS encoding 5-formyltetrahydrofolate cyclo-ligase codes for the protein MPDDPTVVKRILRAELRERRQVMPAHERELAREGFTARLQELVGSTGARSLSCYLSMPTEPDTRPFVRWAEANGIRVLFPVTREDGLLDWTVGEEEDEVTGLHGMPEPVGELLGPMAINDVDLILVPAAAVDATGMRLGWGRGYFDKTLGSMGKCPPVYAIVFDGEFVEEVPREVHDQPVNGVVTPTRIVAF
- the galU gene encoding UTP--glucose-1-phosphate uridylyltransferase GalU; translation: MTDRITKAVIPAAGLGTRFLPATKAMPKEMLPVVDKPAIQYVVEEAVEAGLTDVLMITGRNKNALENHFDRVAELEYTLEAKGDTDKLEKVNESTELGQIHYVRQGDPKGLGHAVLRAEMHVNDEPFAVLLGDDIIDARDVLLTRMLDEQVKRDATIVALLEVDPDSIHLYGAAEVEPTDDEDVVRITGLVEKPAKEVAPSNYAVIGRYVLKPQVFEVLHRTAPGKGGEIQLTDALMEMAGDVEATGGVFGVVFRGRRYDTGDKLDYIKAVVQLAAERDDLGPELRPWLADYAAGLERG
- a CDS encoding AAA family ATPase translates to MQRLDRNDDEDDLLEDEPETRAAVQGGSSGVRSDPAAPQAVTVGDPRVVASNVAEPSWRRWHAELRELGGRSPLVHFEDTPRTRLELSTTHPGGLPQFITGHSTLLSSLIRDELALRNARLAAAEITQKGIELRSVRGIESVHLAIGLASWQHGGEGYLAPVLLRPLAIRRYGRDFELKLKGQPFLNPALARELHEQFQITLDADAFVALAITNGVFKPQPVIDRLRGLTSHLPSFHVAPRLVVSSFAEVGPAMGADAARLEHPVIDAIAGNPTARAAVATTADPPRIVPQDERPPSTDRLLLDADSEQEQVIARIEQGDSLVVKTLPGTGGTQTIVNAIGALVANERRVLVVGARRSSLDGIAHRLGQVGLGGLAVTTERLRRDLIQSINRNEKAEQPRIADVDDALVRLRKVLLDYRQALTRRDPELRASVLDALTALAGLAAMSTPPDTTARLDRDSLVALASGRDGVAADLVRAAALGEFRYGPGDSPWYGAAFATSEEATAAHDLAKRLSGVDLPRLLERARALIGQTRLRQFESVAELGVFLRLLHDVRDSLDKFQPSVYDRPLGELIAATAPRRETGMSGANRRRLKRLALEYVRPGVHVGDLNAALRGIQQQRTLWHRYSEAGAVPSVPVGLDDVHVAYHTVSADLQALDLPLGLEGTPRRLGARPLRDLEATLAGLAAESEVLHNLQERTALLQKLRGLGLDPLLIDLAKRHVPEQQVSSELELAWWQSVLETMLARDPALLGANTTVLDRLEADFRLVDDAHATAAGPLLAWRLAEAWRVAIVDHPDEAERLRRMLRGDRVRPDRLHREAPHLFRALAPVWLASPYEVPAIDDAIPFDTVVLVDAGATTIAENLGAIRRAKQVVAFGDPVTQTPTRFETAIRPDAEDRPEPEHGVDALHADSALARLADLLPTMTLTRSYRAGGEDLAELVNRRFYGGRIVSMPWAGSFLGHGSLGLHYVRGNGLPDPVTGTVESLDAEVAKVVELVMEHAVKRPRESLMVITASARHAARVHQAVLAAFAKRTDLSDFILRDRAEPFTVLTLEQAVAQSRDRVIFSIGFGRTPHGRLLSNFGSLGEPGGERLLAVAMTRARRSMDIVSAFRPDDIEPDRQRHGVIALANVLAQTEEQQSAPRAPGVGDPMLVDLARRLERRGIRTSVGHRGTLSLAAASAGRAVVVETDPALAGQSLRESLRLRPDVLRRLGWHYLRVHSFELFGDPESVAERVAAVLGKGGGAEEPSEEPAAG